In the Gorilla gorilla gorilla isolate KB3781 chromosome 1, NHGRI_mGorGor1-v2.1_pri, whole genome shotgun sequence genome, catcatagcactattcataatagcaaagacatggaattaacctaagtgtccatcaacagtagactggataaagaaaatgtggtaggtatacaccatagaatactacacagccaaaaaaggaatgagataatgtcctttgcagcaacatagatggaactggaggtcattatcctaagcacaCTAATgcaggaaaacaaaaccaaataccacatgttctcacttataagtgggagctaaacattaagtacagatggacacaaagaagggaacaacagacactggggcctacatGAGGGTGGAAATGAAAagttacctattgggtactatgttcattaTGGCAgtgacaaaataaaacatacaccCAACCTCCTTGACATACAACTTACCTATATAGCAAACTTGCATATGTGACcctgaatcaaaaataaataacaaaaagaattttggtctggcacaatggctcacagctgtaatcctagaactttgggaggctgaggggggcggattgcctgagctcaggagttcgagaccagcctgggcaacatggcgaaaccccgtctctacaaaaaacacaaaaaattagcagggcatgtttgtggtgtgcctgtaatcccagctactcgggaggcagaggcacgagaatcgcttgaacctggaaggtggaggttacagtgagccaagatcatgccactgcactccagtctgggggacagagcaagactctgtctcaaaaaaaaaaaaaaaaaagctgcattcAGATTGCTTCACAAGTGTCTTTCAGTTATTGCTCCAGtttaaagaaatctttaaagaaattataaatagttCATTAAAGGCAGGAAACTTCATTGAGAGGGCTATATTCACAGAAAAATCCTGAAACTACTTCAATTTGTAAGtcttaagttaaaataaaatgtttatacaataagcttatttttcttaaaacaaaactgTATACTGTACTGTATAATGCTTTAtgattctgcattttttttctttgagacagagtttcactcttgttgcccaggctggagtgcagtagctcaatcttggctcactgcaacttctgcctcctgtctcagcctcctgagtagctgggattacaggcacccaccaccacgcccagctaattttttgtatttttagtagagatggggtttcatcatgttggccaggctggtctcgaactcccaacctcaggtgatccacctgcctcagcctcccaaagtgctgggattacaggcgtgagtcaccgcgcccagtgGATTCTGCATTTTAATCGACTTTTCAACTAACAACTTAccaatggcatggaatagaagaGATTACAGACCGCGGGTTTGTAATCGACTTTTCTTTTACAACATATTAAGGGCATTTTTCATGTCACTTTATGTAAATttacctcatttttcttttttgagagagacagggtctcactgttgcccagggcaacagtgagatcatagctcagtgcaatggcgagatcatagctcaatgcagccttgaactcctgggctcaagtgatcctcccaccttagcctccccagtagctaggattacaggcacataccaccacccctggctaattaaaaaaaattttcttttttttttgtagagatggggtcttgctatgttgcctgggctgtactctctttttatttattttttatttttattttttgagacagagttttgttcttgttgcccaggctggagtacaatggtatgatctcagcttaccgcaacctctgcctcccgggttcaagcgattctcctgcctcagcctcctgagtagctgggattacaagtatgcgccaccacacccggctaattttgtaattttagtagagacgggatttctccatgttggtcaggctggtctcgaactcgctacctcaggtgatctgcccacctcaggtgatctgcccacctcagcctcccaaagtgctgggattacaggagtgagccaccgcgcccggccctatattcattttttataaaactggcctcatattattccattgtatagtGGGTACACtctaatttctttataaattatttaaaccattttttgatgttttgttgaaaaaaaaCTTGAGCAGGGAACTGATATTATGAAGGTGGATTGAGGGATGAATGTGGCAATAGAgcataaaatggattaaagaggagagaatggaaaaggaaatggTTGATGAGAGACCCTTGAAATAATCCAGCTGAGATTAGGCCAGTTAGTGGCCATGGGTTTTCCCCTCACTCTTATGCATCCAACATATGCTTTCGTCCGTCTTGAAGTCCCGACATTTCTAGAAAACGCAGTTGTCTTTCTCCTCTCTACCTTAGCTCATCTCAGTCCTTCTGAATTTCATCTTTGCTTATTGAAATCCTACCTCTCCTTCAATATCCAAACAAACCCCACACCCTGCCATGATTGGTCCTGGCTGGAAACcgtccctccttctttcttccttcctctgcgCATGTTTCTTGCAAAGGCAGTACAGGGCAGTGGTGAAGAGCAACGACTTTGGAACCACCAATTTGCtatctctgtgaccttgggcacctTACTCAGTGCCAATTCTcagtgcctcagtgtcctcacctgTCAGGGGGAGAAGTGCATACAGCATTGTTATGAAGAGTGAATTAGTTAAAGGTTGTAAGAATAGTGTCTGATAGCATCTGATCAGCACTGAATATATGTTAGCAATTATTTTGATTCACCGCAGAGGGCGGTCTACGAGAGCGCAGAGCCCCACTCGGCCAGCGGGGTCTGGCGGGGGACCTGTCGCGCTGAAAGCTCCAGGGTAGGGCCGACGCCTATCAGGCTGGGCATCCGTTCGGGATGCGCAGGTTGCAGTCTGCAACCGGCGGCGCCACGCCCAGGCGGGCGGAGCGCGGTTCCCGGAGTCTCGCGCCCGCGGTCATGTGACACAGCGAAGATGGCGTCGCCCGGCTGCCTGTGGCTCTTGGCTGTGGCTCTCCTGCCATGGACCTGCGCTTCTCGGGCACTGCAGCATCTGGACCCGCCGGCGCCGCTGCCGTTGGTGATCTGGCATGggatgggtgagtgagtgagaagTTTAAAAGGGTTTGGCGATTCTCTCTCTTCCTAGCCTGGGTTCGCATCTGCAAAATGCGGGTGTAGAGGGCGAGGACCTGGTCCCACAGCACGCGGCTGCCTCGACATTTTAGGATTTGAAGGATCTGCACtggaaagagagaaggggaaggagccGTCCCCTTCACtggaaagagagaaggggaaggaaagagagagccGCGCACGGCGTTGAAGTTTTACATGCTGTCCTTGATTAATCCTTACAGTAGTGGCGTCAGGATGCAGCATCTCCCACTTGGTCAGGCTAGGTGAACTGCGGCTGGCTATATGACTGGCGCATCTAcccttttatttattccttcacaCATTGAACAGAGATTTGTTAGGCACCTACAGTTCATTTACAAATTGAGTaacccttatctgaaatgcttgggactgggaagcatttcggattttttttttaatatttgcatatatacaaGCTATCTGGGGGGTGGGACCCAAGTGTAAACAggaaatttatttacttttcatatacaccttatacacatagctggAAGGtaattttatgcaatattttaaataattttgtgcaacccatcacatgaggtcaggtgtggaattttccacttgtggcatcatgtctgCACTGAAAAACTTTCAGATTTTGGGTTTCCCATTTTCAGATTAGGATGCTCAACCTATATTCATTTAACAcagttattgagcacctactaggtgctgaggatacagCAGGGAACTAAACAGACTaaattctttgttcttttggaACCTACTCTCCAGTAGGAGAAGCAGATTATAAAGAAATTAACAAGTaaaacataacatatcaaatggTGATATGtgcaatggagaaaaatatagTAGGGTGTAGGATAAAGACTGGAGGTGGGGGCTTGCACTTTTAATAAAGCAAAGTTGGGAAAGAATTCACTGAAAAAGTGACATCTGATTACAAAACTGAGGTAGATGAGGACAGTTGCCATTTGGCTATCTGGTAGAAGGAACAGTAAATGGGAAAGCCCTGATGTGGAAGTATGTCTGGTGTGTTCAAGGGACAGCATTCAGATCAGTGTGGCTGGAAATGAGTAAGCAAGGGGAAGAAGTTAGGAGTTTAGTTTGGAAGGGAGGGACAGGTACAGAAGTTATTGGGCCTAGTAAGACTAATGCAGGGACTTTGGCTAGAGTGTCATGGGGGACTTTTTGAGCAGatgagtgacatgatctgacacatttttaaagaatcactTTAGTTGCTGTATTGAGAATAGATCGTAGGGGGTCATGGATAGTCACAGGGAGACAGGTTAGGAAACTATTGCAATAATTTAAGCAAGAGACGATGATGACTTGGAACTGTAGAGTAACAGTAGAGGTGTTGAGAAGTGGTCAAAGTTTGGATAGATTTTGAAGGTGATTGCTAACAGATCAGACTtggaataagagagaaagaaagtagcCAAAGATGGCTCCACAGGTTTTGGCCTGGACAATTGGAAGGgtgaagttttcattttaccAAGATGGGGAAGCCTGTAGGACAAGCTGACTTAGGGTGGGGGAAAGATCAAGAGTCTGCTTTTGGGCTTACTAAACTTGAGATCGTCATGAGACATCCAGGAGATGTTGTAGAGGCATTTGGAGTGTGGAGTCTAGGACAGAGATACGGGTTGGAGATTTAAGTAGGGAGTCTTCGGCATACAGCTAGTAGTTAAAGGCTAGGTGAGACCACCTAGGAAATGAGCGTACACAGAGGACTAAGCCCTGaggcactccattccatttggagGTGGAGGAAATGAGGAGAAACTAGCAAAGGAGACTGTAACCGAATAGCCGGTGAAGTGGAGGGGTCAGGAAAGCGCAGTGTCCTTGAAGCCaagtgaagaaaatgtttcaGGAAGAAGGGCATGATCAACTGCATCAAATGTTGATAGGTCATGATCAACTGTATCAAATGTTAATGGGTCAAGGAAGATAAAGGCTGACAACTGATTATTGGATTTAGCAATATAAAGATGATTAATCTTGACAAAAGCAGTTTTGGGAGAGTCGTGATAGTGAGAGCTTTATTGGGATGGGttacagaaaaatattcagaGTAATTAGAGTCAGCAAATACAAACACTTGCAAGGTTCTCCAACAGGCCCTGGGGCTACTACAGTGGGGTCAAAAGAGGACACAGGGTAGGAGCTTTGTGTTTTCCCAGAGCTCACAGTCAGTtacaggggaggcagaggcagttaAGTAACCTACAATTACAGCTCAGTGTGGAGAACGTtgttttcagagaaataaaaggaatagaCAATTCTCTAGGCAATAgccttttcttcttctaaaaTTGGTGCTTAAGCTTTCTCTCAGGTCGAAAATGGAATAAGTAAGTTCAAAATGGGAAATGATCTCAGTCCACTTCTCCTACTCAGTAGCcagtttgcttcctgttcctagTTCTGGTTCCttgaaatagaagaaacaagTCTGGGACTAGAACAAGATGAAGAGGCTCCTGAAGTGCAAATTTAAGGAGGCACTCACTCTCAAATTCAGGATCAGCACTTACATAAACCTGAGAATGAatgcctccttaaattttgtgcccTAGAGTGGGGTCCCAAACTCCCTGGGTCTGTGACCTGTTAGGAactaggccacacagcaggaggtgagtgagcCTGCAGCCTTACCGCCATGAGctctacctcctgtcagatcagcagtggcattagattctcatacaAGCTCAAATGctgttgtgaactgcgcatgtgagggatctgggttgggtgctccttatgagagtctagcgaatgcctgatgatctgaggtggaacagttttgaaaaattgtcttccacaaacctggtccctggtgccaaaaaggttgaagACCGCTGTCCTAGATGCTTAATTTGCCTCACCCTAGTCCTGGCCCTGAAGAGAAAACTTTGCATCTGTTCACCCCAAATATCCCCTGTGATAGGGGAAGGGAATGTGTACCTctgcttatttttcatttgtaaatttgGTGTCTTAATTATCCTGTATgggctttttggtttttttgagacagggtctcgttatgttgcccaaactggtctcgaactcttggcctcaagcaatcctcctgcctcgtcttaccaaagcgctgggatgataggtgtgagccaccatgcttggcctatatggatttttttttttttttttttttttgagatggagccttgttctgttgcccaggctggagtgcagtggcatgatcttggctcactgaaacctccacctttcaggttcaagcgattctcctgcctcagccccccaagtagctgggactacagacatgtgccaccacacccggctaatttttgtatatttagtagagatggggtttcaccatgttgcccaggatggtctcaatctcctgacctcgtgatccacccgcctcggcctcccaaactgctgggattacagacgtgagccacgacacccagctccTGTATGGACTTTTGAAGCTCGTTATTACTTGATAAACAGGAGCTAAGCaaaaaatgttctttcttctattttttaaaattgaggtaaAAATTCATATAAAGTTAACCATTTAAaattgtacaattcagtggcatttagtgtaTTTGCAATGTTGTGCAACTAACACTTCTCTCTTTTTCAACACCCCAGAAAAACACACATAGCCATTAAGCAATCACTCCCTATTCCCCCCTCCTACTACTTCTTGATAATCTCCAGCTTAGTTTTCTGTATCTcagtggatttgcctgttctttaTTTATCCTATGAAAGGAATCATgcattatgtggtttttgtctggcttctttcacttagtataatgtttctGAGGTTCATTCAAGTTGTAACATGTGTCagcactttgttccttttttatgactcagtaatattccattgtgtgaatataccacattttattcattcattcattgacggACTGCTGGATTGTTTCTCCCTTTTGACTATTACAAACACTGCTGCTGTTAACATCTATATGCAAGTTTCTGCATGGAcgtgtgtttttatttctttggggtgTATGACTAGGAGTTGAATTGCCGAGTCATTTAGTAAtcgtatgtttaacttttttgagaaaccaccaaactgtttttcacagtggctgcttattacattcccaccagcaatgtccAAGGGGTCCCATTTTTCTACATCGTTgacaatacttgttattttctattaaaaaattattattaaagacATCCTAGTctgtatgaaatggtatctcatcgtggttttggtttgcatttcacATGCTTTTCACATGCCagttgttagccatttgtatatcttctttggaaaaatatctgtttaatttcttttcccatttttaaattaggttatcTTTTTGTTGAGTTGTAAGTGAGTTATaaattccttgtatattctggatattaagccCTTATCAGATaactgttttgcaaatattttcttccgtTCTATATGTTGTTTTCACATCCTTGATAATGCTCTTTGAGGCCTCAGagtttttaaacaataaataatattttgactCATGAGTTTCCATCATTGTGTTTTGTTGGCTAGGAGACAGCTGTTGCAATCCCTTAAGCATGGGTGCTGTTAAAAAAATGGTGGAGAAGAAAATACCTGGAATTTACGTCTTGTCTTTAGAGATTGGGAAGACCCTGATGGAGGTAAGGCGCTTCACAGCTGTTCCTTTGAAGGGTTGCTGACTGATTTCATAGCATATACTGTTAAAATGCTTTGCCTTGTGTTTTCAGAAGCAGATCATACAATGATACTTTCACCCTTGAGTGGCTCACGTGAAGATACCAACCTAAATGAGTTTACCTCTTAGAGAAGATGTCAGTGGTTGTTTTCAGTCCCATCCTCTCActtctctctggcttctttttTAGGACGTGGAGAACAGCTTCTTCTTGAATGTCAATTCCCAAGTAACAACGGTGTGTCAGACACTTGCTAAGGATCCTAAATTGCAGCAAGGCTACAATGCTATGGGATTCTCCCAGGGAGGCCAATTTCTGTACGTTCCTTTTTGTTATATTGTACCACTTAtatggaattgattttttttttcttttattcagatAAATCCACTCCTCCAATTCAAGATTGTCAGCTATCTTGGAAGGGAAATTTCCTAAAATGTTCCTGTGTAAGAAGCTTTATGgaacttaatttcttttcttttttttttttttgagacagagtttctctcttgttgcccaggctggagtgcggtgacgtgatctcagctcactgcaacctgcacgtcccaggttcaagtgattctcctgcctcagcctcccgagtagctgggactataggtgctcaccaccacacctagctaattttttgtatttttagtagagatggggttttaccatgttgtctaggctggtctcgaactcctgacctcaggtagtccacccacctcagcctcccaaagtgctgagattacaggtatgagccaccatgcccggctggagcttaatttattttctatgaaagttgaaagaaatatttgcatttgCCCATATCAGGAAAATCCTGAAACTCTGCGGGTTTGGGGAGTCACAGAGGATGACTAGCTTAATCTGTGATGCTGATTGTGGATGATACATTTCCATCTGACAGTCGGAGCTAAAACTCCCTTTTATTCTGTAGGAGGGCAGTGGCTCAGAGATGCCCTTCACCTCCCATGATCAATCTGATCTCGGTTGGGGGACAACATCAAGGTAACTTTgcctctttgctttcttttttctgtattctaACCCACATGAccacctgatttaaaaaaaatctaggaacTGTATTTGCACAAGACATCAGCCATTCTTGCAAAATCCTGTTTCTCTAGCTTTTAACAAACTAGCCAGCATTGCTGGAGACATAGGAAGAGACTTAGGATTCCAGAGGCCTGGATCACTAGGTTGGCATCTACTTCTCTCCAATTTCATTGACACGATTGCATGGAAGTAAGATGGTTATAGCCACGTGGCAGGTGGTGGTTGAGGAGTTAGGAAAATTGAGTGACCTTTTCTGTTCTCTGACTTGGTGGTATCCTCTTGAATTTAGGCTTAGGCAAAGAATAGTGTGTAAGCTCTGGTGTCTATAAATTTAAACTCTTTGAGAAACAGCAGGTTTTCTATTTTGACGGAATTCCATACTATTGGGGAAGGATGTGTCATTAGAATGGAATTTCATCTATGTTGTGATGGGTATAGCTATTAGCTGGTATAATGTGGGAGCAGAATGATTCTCCGTATAATCAGGAAACCTGGACTCACCCAATTAACTATTACTCCTAGGCAAGTAATTTGGTATCTTAGGTTCCACTCACAGATGGAAGAAACCAAAATATGGCCCTGCCTGTCCTATGGGAATTTTTCAGAGGATAAAGTGAAATAATAGGtaggaaaatactttttaaaagtataaggaTTATACAAATGCAAGTTggtaaaaacagctttattattcattcatttaacaaatatttattgaaaacctattatatgccaggaacaagacagacaaggttcttgcattcatgaaatatatatatatatatatatacacacacacatgtgcacatatatgcacatacatacatagacatatatatacacatatgcacctatatacacacatacatagacatatatagacatatatatacacacatatgcacttatatacacatatacacacacacacacacacacacacatatatatatatatatatatatatatatatacgataAAATGGAGGATAGCTGGGcacatggtggtgtacacctgtagtccctgctacttgggaggctgaggctggaggatcatttgaagtcaggagttcaaggcactGTGGTGTGCTGtaattgtgcctgtgaatagccattgcacttcagtctaggcaacatagcaagacccaatctcttGGAAAAAAACAACACAAGAACAACAGGATACTGTTTGAAGGACACACTAGTGGTTGTAGTGCTTAAAGGAGTGGGTTCTGGGGCCAAACTGCCTGTGTCTGAATCCTGGCTTATCCCTTATTGTCTAACCTTGGACAAGGTATTTAACCTCTCAGTTTTACAGTTTTCTATCTGTGATATAGGGCAAATAATGATATCTACTCCacagggtggttgtgaggattaaattaattaTTGCCAATATTTTGCTTAGAACTATTTGTGTTACTCAAAACAATGTTATTGATGAGGATGCTAAGGATGAAGTATaactgggggaggggaaggaaatggGGGTGGGTACTGTTTGAGATAAGGTGGTCAGATGTGACTTGTGTAGGACCAAGACCTGAGAGCTGAAAATGAGTCCAGCCATGTGATGCAACACATCCTCCAGGGATGAGCAGGTAAAAAGATCCTTAGGCAGGAAAGAGTGTAGCAGCACCAGGAGGAAGCTGGTGATAGTATTAGTTCTCTGCGCTTTATTTTCGTGaggaataagtgaatgaaatCAGAGTTTGGTCCTGTTCATTTTGTTTCTCACAGTGCCTTGTGCATAGTGGGTATTCGATACATCATTATTGAAGGAGTGGATATTTGTCATCTACCGCTGTAGGTGTTTTTGGACTCCCTCGATGCCCAGGAGAGAGCTCTCACATCTGTGACTTCATCCGAAAAACACTGAATGCTGGGGCGTACTCCAAAGTTGTTCAGGAACGGTATGTATGGTTAGCTGAAAAGATTACAGACCTGTCACCGTGTGAAAATATCATGCTGACTTTCGTGCTCACAGTGATTCCAGCAGTAGTTCCTTGTGATATTCaaatgagatcttttttttttttttttttttttttttttttgagatggagtttcgctcttgttgcccaggctggagggcagtggcgtgattttgtctcactgcaacctctgcctcccaggttcaagcgagtctcctgcctccgcctccgagtagctgggattacaggcatgcgccaccacgcccggctaattttgtattttcagaagagacagggtttctccatgttgtttaggctggtctccaacttcccgacctcaggtgacccacccaccttggcctcccaaagtgctgggattacaggcatgagccaccacacccggccttcaaATGAgatctttttgtactatctgctcAATTTCATTGTAAACCTAAACTTGCTCCAAaaagtctattaattaaaaaacaaagaaagaaaaacaagggcATTTTTCTATGTAAGAAGAATGTAATTATAACAGAATAAATTTCcatccttaaaaaacaaacagaaagccttTAGAAAGTACTAAGCTCAAGGAATTATTGTTGGTATTTAGAGGACAGATTCTTTATGTCATTAGCTACTCCCTGTATCACTGTCCCTGACTACTCAAATGTATTTGGGTATTTAGCATGGCCAGCCTGGCataatggctcacacttgtaatcccagctctttgggaggccaaggcaggaggattgcttgaagccagaagttcacaACCAGTCTGaacaacatagtgggacccctgtctctattaaaatctatttaaaaaaaaaaaagatgcagaatTACTTT is a window encoding:
- the PPT1 gene encoding palmitoyl-protein thioesterase 1, whose amino-acid sequence is MASPGCLWLLAVALLPWTCASRALQHLDPPAPLPLVIWHGMGDSCCNPLSMGAVKKMVEKKIPGIYVLSLEIGKTLMEDVENSFFLNVNSQVTTVCQTLAKDPKLQQGYNAMGFSQGGQFLRAVAQRCPSPPMINLISVGGQHQGVFGLPRCPGESSHICDFIRKTLNAGAYSKVVQERLVQAEYWHDPIKEDVYRNHSIFLADINQERGINESYKKNLMALKKFVMVKFLNDSIVDPVDSEWFGFYRSGQAKETIPLQETSLYTQDRLGLKEMDNAGQLVFLATEGDHLQLSEEWFYAHIIPFLG